One segment of Marvinbryantia formatexigens DSM 14469 DNA contains the following:
- a CDS encoding NUDIX hydrolase, translating to MELLDVVDENGCPTGRAVDRETAHREGIRHRTAHVWLMREGRNGVEVLLQKRSANKDSYPGCYDISSAGHIPAGVDFLPSALRELREELGLTAKPEELIYCGQRRFSFSTEFHGKPFVDRQVSNVYCIWRDVEPENLVLQESEVESVRWMNLEECKAAVRESRIPNCIFLEELDMLPNEN from the coding sequence ATGGAATTACTGGATGTGGTAGATGAAAATGGCTGTCCGACCGGAAGGGCAGTGGACAGGGAAACGGCGCACAGGGAGGGTATCCGCCACCGTACCGCCCACGTCTGGCTGATGCGTGAGGGCAGAAACGGCGTGGAGGTGCTTCTGCAGAAGCGCAGCGCTAATAAGGATTCCTATCCGGGATGCTACGATATTTCCAGTGCCGGGCACATTCCGGCAGGCGTGGATTTCCTTCCGTCCGCACTCCGGGAGCTGCGTGAGGAGCTGGGGCTGACGGCAAAGCCGGAAGAGCTGATTTACTGCGGACAGCGCCGGTTTTCGTTTTCGACAGAATTTCATGGAAAGCCATTTGTGGACCGGCAGGTGAGCAATGTATACTGTATCTGGCGGGACGTAGAGCCGGAGAATCTGGTGCTCCAGGAATCCGAGGTAGAAAGCGTGCGCTGGATGAATCTGGAGGAATGTAAGGCGGCAGTACGTGAAAGCCGTATACCGAACTGTATTTTTTTGGAAGAATTAGATATGCTTCCGAATGAGAATTGA
- a CDS encoding DUF1622 domain-containing protein: protein MAFLNSLLEFLVECGILIFEYIGVGVIIWTSLVSLYKYVTRRPDTRIYLAKGLAMGLEFKLGSEILRTVVVREWKEIAIVAGIIVLRAALTFLIHWEIRQEEKEEEKKV from the coding sequence ATAGCTTTCTTAAACTCTCTGCTGGAATTTCTGGTAGAATGCGGCATTTTAATCTTTGAATATATCGGCGTCGGAGTGATTATCTGGACCAGTCTGGTAAGTCTTTATAAGTATGTGACACGCAGACCGGACACCAGAATCTATCTGGCAAAGGGACTGGCTATGGGGCTGGAATTTAAGCTGGGCAGCGAGATTCTGCGCACGGTCGTTGTGCGCGAGTGGAAAGAAATCGCGATTGTAGCCGGTATTATTGTGCTGCGCGCTGCGCTTACCTTCCTCATTCACTGGGAAATCCGCCAGGAGGAAAAGGAAGAAGAAAAGAAAGTGTGA